A genomic stretch from Gammaproteobacteria bacterium includes:
- the gatC gene encoding Asp-tRNA(Asn)/Glu-tRNA(Gln) amidotransferase subunit GatC, whose product MNLERKDVEKIAHLARLAVADEDVPRYARELSSILDLVAQMNAVDTAGVTPMAHPLDVSQRLRSDEVTETDQRERFQVLAPAAEAGLYLVPKVIE is encoded by the coding sequence ATGAATCTGGAACGCAAGGATGTTGAAAAGATCGCGCACTTGGCGCGCCTGGCCGTTGCCGATGAGGACGTGCCCCGCTACGCCCGGGAGCTGTCCAGCATTCTCGATCTGGTGGCGCAGATGAACGCGGTGGATACCGCCGGTGTCACCCCCATGGCCCATCCCCTTGACGTGTCCCAGCGCCTGCGCAGCGACGAGGTGACGGAAACCGACCAGCGCGAGCGCTTCCAGGTCCTGGCGCCGGCGGCGGAGGCGGGCCTCTATTTGGTCCCCAAAGTGATTGAATGA